The following coding sequences lie in one Nitratireductor mangrovi genomic window:
- a CDS encoding alpha/beta hydrolase: MATYVLVHGAWHTGELLADVAAPIRAAGHDVHTPTIAGNAPGDDRRAGLEAAISSIADYLNENGLTDVILVGHSYGGMVITGVADRAGDRVRRLVYWNAFVPNNGECLNDMVPAHYVELFDAISGQSPDNAVMLPPPIWREAFMNDADAALADSAFAKLNPHPYATFTDKIALSKNPAEMDVAKSYINFTEDTALPQSLGWHPRLSEKLGLFRLVQAPGGHEVCFTNPGLLAEKIMEAGRD, encoded by the coding sequence ATGGCAACTTATGTGCTTGTTCACGGCGCCTGGCACACCGGCGAATTGCTCGCCGATGTCGCCGCGCCCATCCGGGCTGCTGGCCACGACGTCCACACGCCGACCATTGCCGGCAATGCGCCGGGCGACGACCGGCGCGCAGGGCTCGAGGCCGCGATCTCCTCGATCGCCGATTACCTCAATGAGAACGGCCTCACCGACGTCATTCTCGTCGGCCATTCCTATGGCGGCATGGTCATCACTGGCGTAGCAGACCGCGCCGGTGACCGGGTCCGCCGACTCGTCTACTGGAACGCCTTCGTGCCCAACAATGGCGAATGCCTGAACGACATGGTGCCCGCCCACTACGTTGAACTGTTCGACGCGATCAGCGGCCAGAGCCCGGACAACGCGGTCATGCTGCCGCCGCCGATCTGGCGCGAGGCGTTCATGAATGATGCCGATGCCGCATTGGCCGACAGCGCATTCGCGAAGCTCAATCCGCATCCCTACGCCACCTTCACCGACAAGATCGCCCTGTCGAAGAACCCCGCCGAGATGGACGTCGCCAAGTCCTACATCAACTTCACCGAGGATACCGCCCTGCCCCAGAGCCTCGGCTGGCACCCGCGGCTGTCCGAAAAGCTCGGCCTGTTCCGCCTCGTGCAGGCCCCGGGCGGCCACGAGGTGTGCTTCACCAACCCCGGCCTCCTCGCCGAAAAGATCATGGAAGCCGGCCGCGACTGA
- a CDS encoding YciI family protein: MLFALLCYGSEAASADEATVRAVIGRHKVTENCLAAEGQLGPNLRLMPTTAAVTVRSGTKLSVLDGPFSETKEVLLGLWIFDCKNLDEAIGLAQEFASHQAGGALELRPICEYDPGVLTGDR, encoded by the coding sequence ATGCTTTTTGCACTGTTATGCTACGGCAGCGAAGCCGCCTCTGCGGACGAGGCCACGGTCCGCGCGGTCATTGGCCGGCACAAGGTCACCGAGAACTGCCTTGCCGCCGAAGGGCAACTCGGGCCCAATCTGCGCCTGATGCCTACGACCGCCGCCGTCACGGTGCGATCCGGCACCAAGCTATCCGTGCTCGACGGACCCTTCAGCGAAACCAAGGAGGTCCTTCTGGGCCTCTGGATATTCGACTGCAAAAATCTCGACGAGGCGATCGGTCTTGCGCAGGAATTCGCCAGCCACCAAGCCGGCGGCGCGCTCGAACTGCGACCGATTTGCGAATACGATCCCGGCGTTCTCACCGGTGACCGGTAA
- a CDS encoding alpha/beta hydrolase family protein has product MRNIALAAIATIVFAVPAMANDNRIDLIRPDAPELAAFGEHAIGVRTIQLSDPGRIDILNVEAGKEHPRYDRPLTVEVWYPAEGDAVGGTYEGVFLRDGQTTVTLTGRAVRDATPKKRGEGAWPLVLVSHGYPGNRFLLSHLAENLATKGYVVASIDHTDSTYNDRAAFGSTLVNRPLDQLFVLDEMARLAGDADSFLNGLANPDTTGLVGYSMGGYGAVITAGGGVTQAATELSWGAPDGTLSVHLAGSETHNALPDQRIKAVIAFAPWGMERGFWDADGLAGIETPVLFVAGSVDDVSGYEKGVKAIWEQAVNADRHLLTFENANHNAAAPMPAPKESWQPVDTLDFVPFEHYADPVWDTVRMNNIAQHFATAYFGLHLKQDEAMAGYLDLVENAADGVWATNEDGTFKPEHSYWKGFANRTAKGLSLMHASPAAN; this is encoded by the coding sequence ATGAGGAACATCGCGCTTGCCGCCATCGCTACGATCGTGTTTGCCGTCCCCGCTATGGCCAACGACAACCGAATCGATCTGATCCGCCCAGACGCGCCCGAACTCGCGGCGTTCGGCGAACATGCGATTGGCGTGCGGACCATTCAACTGTCGGATCCTGGCCGCATCGACATCCTCAATGTCGAAGCCGGCAAGGAGCATCCGCGTTACGACCGGCCGTTGACCGTCGAGGTCTGGTATCCGGCCGAGGGCGACGCCGTCGGCGGCACGTATGAAGGCGTCTTCCTGCGGGACGGCCAGACAACTGTCACCCTCACCGGCCGCGCAGTTCGCGACGCGACGCCCAAGAAGCGCGGCGAAGGTGCCTGGCCACTGGTACTGGTCTCGCACGGCTACCCCGGAAACCGATTCCTGCTCAGCCACTTGGCCGAAAACCTTGCCACCAAGGGTTATGTCGTGGCGTCGATCGACCACACCGATTCGACCTACAATGACCGCGCCGCGTTCGGCTCCACGCTGGTGAACCGACCGCTCGACCAACTCTTCGTGCTTGACGAGATGGCGCGGCTTGCCGGCGACGCCGACAGCTTCCTCAATGGCCTCGCCAACCCTGACACGACCGGTCTCGTCGGCTATTCGATGGGCGGTTACGGCGCCGTGATCACGGCCGGCGGCGGCGTCACCCAAGCGGCGACCGAGCTTTCATGGGGCGCGCCGGACGGCACGCTCTCCGTCCACCTGGCGGGCTCGGAGACGCACAACGCGCTGCCCGACCAGCGCATCAAGGCGGTGATCGCGTTCGCGCCGTGGGGCATGGAACGCGGCTTCTGGGATGCAGACGGCCTCGCCGGCATCGAGACGCCCGTGCTTTTCGTGGCTGGCAGCGTCGACGACGTCTCCGGCTATGAAAAGGGCGTGAAGGCAATCTGGGAGCAGGCGGTCAACGCGGATCGCCACCTGCTGACCTTCGAGAACGCCAACCATAACGCCGCCGCTCCGATGCCTGCTCCGAAGGAATCCTGGCAGCCGGTCGACACGCTCGATTTCGTGCCCTTCGAACACTATGCCGATCCGGTCTGGGACACGGTCCGCATGAACAACATCGCCCAGCATTTCGCCACCGCCTACTTCGGCCTGCATCTGAAGCAGGACGAGGCCATGGCCGGCTATCTCGACCTGGTCGAGAACGCCGCCGACGGTGTCTGGGCAACCAACGAAGACGGCACCTTCAAGCCCGAACACAGCTACTGGAAGGGCTTTGCCAACCGGACGGCGAAAGGCCTGAGCCTCATGCATGCTTCTCCAGCCGCCAACTGA
- a CDS encoding elongation factor G — protein sequence MGNRAGGRRTGPKCIAIVGPFASGKTTLLEALLARCGAIPRQNTVASGNTVGDDSPEAREHVMSVEATAATTEFMGDSLTFIDCPGSIEFAYEAEPVLAACDLAVVVAEADEKKIPALQLIMRTLETLGIPRVLFINKVDKSAIGVRDTLKLLQPASSVPLLLRQIPLRKDGIVVGSIDLALERAYVYREHAESEIAPIPDDEKAREIEARFSMLETLADHDDDLMEQLLEEIEPARDAVFDDLTADLREGTVIPVLIGSAEHGNGVLRLLKAIRHDAPDVAQTRDRLGLSASDDTVMQVMKTIHTAHGGKLSLVRVLSGEVADGTEIIADTGATGRISGMYRMLGRNQNKVQKATEGETVTLGKLDDIRTSDTLTAGKKAPDALARPEAPQPVYAVALRPRERKDEVKLSSSLQKLAEEDPSIVVEHQDTGETVISGHGEMHLRVTTERLANKYQIEVDSGKPNIPYRETIRKGAQQRGRHKKQSGGHGQFGDVVIEIKPLPRGAGFEFTDTITGGVVPKQYIPSVESGVRDYLKSGVFGFPVVDIAVNLSDGSYHSVDSSDMAFQMAAKLAMREAMPACSAVILEPVMKIEVYAPSDATAKVTAILPQRRGQILGFDARPGWEGWDVVEAMIPQSEIGDLIVELRSATAGVATFRAAFDHMAELTGRQADEIAAKVKAA from the coding sequence ATGGGTAATCGCGCCGGAGGAAGACGCACGGGACCGAAATGCATCGCCATTGTCGGTCCCTTCGCGAGCGGCAAGACGACATTGCTGGAAGCCCTGTTGGCGCGCTGTGGCGCCATTCCGCGCCAGAACACCGTCGCGTCCGGCAACACGGTCGGCGACGATTCCCCGGAAGCGCGCGAGCATGTCATGAGCGTCGAGGCGACCGCCGCCACGACGGAATTCATGGGGGACAGCCTCACTTTCATCGATTGCCCCGGTTCGATCGAGTTCGCCTACGAGGCCGAACCCGTGCTGGCCGCCTGCGATCTCGCGGTGGTTGTCGCGGAGGCGGATGAAAAGAAGATCCCCGCGCTTCAGTTGATCATGCGTACCCTGGAAACGCTCGGCATCCCGCGTGTGCTCTTCATCAACAAGGTCGACAAGTCGGCCATCGGCGTCCGCGACACGCTGAAGCTGTTGCAGCCGGCAAGCAGCGTGCCGCTGCTCTTGCGTCAGATCCCGCTGCGCAAGGACGGCATCGTCGTAGGCTCGATCGATCTCGCGCTGGAACGGGCCTACGTCTATCGCGAGCATGCCGAAAGCGAGATCGCGCCGATCCCGGATGACGAGAAGGCGCGCGAGATCGAGGCTCGTTTTTCCATGCTCGAGACGCTCGCGGATCATGACGACGACCTGATGGAACAACTGTTGGAGGAGATCGAGCCGGCGCGCGACGCAGTGTTCGACGACCTCACGGCCGACCTGCGCGAAGGCACGGTAATCCCGGTGCTGATCGGCTCGGCCGAGCATGGCAACGGTGTGCTGCGCCTGTTGAAGGCCATCCGCCATGACGCGCCGGATGTTGCCCAGACCCGCGACCGCCTTGGCCTTTCGGCCAGCGACGACACCGTCATGCAGGTCATGAAGACGATCCACACCGCCCACGGCGGCAAGCTGTCGCTGGTCCGTGTGCTGTCCGGCGAAGTTGCTGACGGCACCGAGATCATTGCCGACACCGGAGCCACCGGCCGCATCTCCGGCATGTACCGCATGCTCGGTCGCAACCAGAACAAGGTGCAGAAGGCGACGGAGGGCGAGACCGTCACGCTCGGCAAGCTCGACGACATCAGGACCAGCGACACGCTGACCGCCGGCAAGAAGGCGCCCGACGCCCTCGCCCGCCCGGAGGCGCCACAGCCCGTCTACGCGGTGGCGCTCAGGCCACGCGAGCGCAAGGACGAGGTCAAGCTCTCCTCCTCGCTGCAGAAGCTTGCTGAGGAAGATCCATCGATCGTGGTCGAGCACCAGGATACCGGCGAAACAGTGATCTCCGGCCATGGCGAGATGCATCTTCGGGTAACGACCGAGCGGCTTGCCAACAAATACCAGATCGAGGTCGACTCCGGGAAACCCAATATTCCCTACCGCGAGACGATCAGGAAGGGCGCGCAGCAGCGCGGCCGCCACAAGAAGCAGTCTGGCGGCCATGGCCAGTTCGGCGACGTCGTGATCGAGATCAAGCCATTGCCGCGCGGCGCCGGGTTCGAATTCACCGACACCATCACCGGCGGCGTAGTGCCGAAGCAATATATTCCCTCGGTCGAATCGGGTGTTCGCGACTACCTGAAATCCGGTGTGTTCGGGTTCCCGGTGGTCGACATCGCGGTCAACCTCTCCGACGGCTCCTACCATTCGGTCGACTCCTCCGACATGGCTTTCCAGATGGCCGCCAAGCTTGCCATGCGCGAGGCCATGCCCGCCTGTTCGGCGGTGATCCTCGAGCCGGTGATGAAGATCGAGGTCTATGCACCGTCGGACGCGACCGCCAAGGTAACCGCGATCCTGCCGCAGCGGCGCGGCCAGATCCTCGGCTTCGACGCCCGCCCGGGCTGGGAAGGCTGGGACGTGGTTGAGGCGATGATCCCGCAATCCGAGATCGGCGACCTTATCGTGGAGTTGCGCTCCGCCACAGCTGGCGTCGCCACCTTCCGCGCCGCGTTCGACCACATGGCCGAATTGACCGGCAGGCAGGCGGACGAGATCGCTGCGAAGGTCAAGGCCGCCTGA
- the msrP gene encoding protein-methionine-sulfoxide reductase catalytic subunit MsrP yields MAHFHRRPDWAIAEREATPEHVFFNRRAVLAGFGASMAALAAPPFAGRALAADDPTADLYPAGRNEAYTIERDLTPEEASSQYNNFYEFGSHKQIARAAQDLKIRPWDVEIGGLVDKPQKLAFDDLIRKMPLEERLYRHRCVEAWSMTVPWTGFPLSALVELAAPQASAKYVRFETFLDPAMASGQKQVWYPWPYVEGVTMAEAANELAFMVTGVYGKPLAKQFGAPLRLALPWKYGFKSIKSIVKVTFTEERPVSFWERIASNEYGFWANVNPEVPHPRWSQAQERVLHTGETIPTVIYNGYGEQVAGLYEGMVDEALFM; encoded by the coding sequence ATGGCGCATTTTCATCGCCGCCCGGACTGGGCTATCGCCGAGCGCGAGGCGACGCCGGAGCACGTCTTTTTCAACCGCCGCGCCGTTCTGGCCGGCTTCGGCGCCAGCATGGCCGCGTTGGCGGCACCGCCCTTTGCCGGCCGGGCGCTTGCCGCCGACGATCCCACTGCGGACCTCTATCCCGCCGGGCGCAACGAGGCCTACACGATCGAGCGCGACCTGACGCCTGAGGAAGCGTCCTCGCAATACAATAACTTCTACGAGTTCGGTTCGCACAAGCAGATCGCCCGCGCCGCGCAGGACCTGAAGATCCGACCCTGGGATGTCGAGATCGGCGGCCTGGTCGACAAACCGCAGAAACTGGCGTTCGACGACCTGATCCGGAAAATGCCGCTTGAGGAGCGTCTCTACCGGCACCGCTGCGTGGAAGCCTGGTCGATGACGGTGCCGTGGACCGGTTTTCCGCTTTCGGCGCTGGTGGAACTCGCCGCGCCGCAAGCCAGCGCCAAATATGTGCGCTTCGAGACCTTTCTCGATCCGGCCATGGCGTCCGGCCAGAAACAGGTCTGGTATCCGTGGCCTTATGTCGAAGGGGTCACGATGGCCGAGGCGGCCAACGAACTCGCCTTCATGGTCACCGGGGTCTATGGCAAGCCGCTTGCCAAACAGTTCGGCGCGCCGCTGAGGCTGGCATTACCGTGGAAATACGGCTTCAAGTCGATCAAGTCGATCGTCAAGGTGACCTTCACCGAGGAACGCCCGGTGAGCTTCTGGGAACGGATCGCGTCGAACGAATACGGATTCTGGGCCAATGTGAACCCGGAAGTGCCACATCCGCGCTGGAGCCAGGCTCAGGAACGCGTATTGCACACGGGCGAGACCATCCCGACGGTCATCTACAACGGCTATGGCGAGCAGGTCGCCGGGCTTTACGAGGGCATGGTGGACGAAGCCCTGTTCATGTGA
- a CDS encoding LysR family transcriptional regulator, producing MALDWDKLRVFHAAAEAGSFTHAAEKLNLSQSAISRQVSALEHDIGVSLFHRHARGLVLTEQGELLFRTAHEVFMKLESVRSRLMETTEKPSGLLRVTTTVGLGAGWLSQRMQEFLDLFPDIQIQLILANEELDLTMRQADCAIRLRQPQQPDLIQRRLFTVHLHVFAAPAYINRFGKPASAAELDRHRLVTFGEPLPPYLKDLNTLQTFGMPEGERRPAALQINDLMSMRRVVRRGAGIAMLPDYMVDPEAGLVQLLPEMEVPAFDTYFCYPEAMKNQAKLKVFRDFIFSKARGWTY from the coding sequence ATGGCGCTCGACTGGGACAAGCTGCGTGTGTTTCACGCCGCCGCCGAGGCCGGCTCCTTCACCCATGCGGCGGAGAAGCTGAACCTGTCGCAATCAGCTATCTCGCGGCAGGTCAGCGCGCTAGAGCACGATATCGGCGTGTCGCTGTTCCACCGCCATGCGCGCGGGCTGGTGCTCACTGAGCAAGGCGAATTGCTGTTCCGTACCGCCCACGAAGTTTTCATGAAGCTCGAGTCGGTGCGCTCCCGGCTGATGGAGACCACCGAGAAGCCGTCCGGGCTGTTGCGCGTGACGACGACCGTGGGGCTCGGCGCCGGCTGGCTGTCGCAGCGCATGCAGGAGTTCCTCGACCTCTTTCCCGACATCCAGATCCAGCTGATCCTCGCCAACGAGGAGCTCGACCTGACGATGCGCCAGGCCGACTGCGCCATAAGGTTGCGCCAGCCGCAGCAGCCCGACCTGATCCAGCGCCGCCTTTTCACCGTTCATCTGCATGTCTTCGCGGCACCTGCCTATATCAACCGTTTCGGCAAGCCGGCTTCGGCGGCTGAACTCGACCGGCATCGTCTCGTCACCTTCGGTGAGCCTCTGCCGCCCTATCTCAAGGATCTCAACACGTTGCAGACATTCGGCATGCCGGAAGGCGAAAGGCGCCCGGCCGCGCTGCAGATCAACGACTTGATGTCGATGCGGCGCGTCGTCCGCCGCGGCGCAGGTATCGCGATGCTGCCCGACTACATGGTTGACCCGGAGGCTGGGCTCGTCCAGTTGTTGCCGGAAATGGAAGTGCCCGCGTTCGACACCTATTTCTGCTATCCGGAGGCGATGAAGAATCAGGCGAAACTGAAGGTCTTTCGCGACTTCATCTTCTCAAAAGCACGCGGCTGGACCTATTAA
- the trxB gene encoding thioredoxin-disulfide reductase produces MSAKHAPVIIIGSGPAGYTAAIYAARAMLKPMLIAGMEQGGQLMITTDVENYPGFADPIQGPWLMEQMLKQAENVGTDIVNDIITEVDLDVRPFRLKGDSGTEYTCDALVIATGAKAKWLGLPSEETYKGFGVSACATCDGFFYRGKDVVVIGGGNTAVEEALYLSHLAKSVTLVHRRDELRAERILQERLFKKDNVKVLWDMEVDEVVGEAGKPPMPPSVNGVKLRHKKTGEITDMPIDGVFVAIGHAPAVELFAGKVKQKPNGYLWTEADSTRTNIPGVFAAGDVTDDIYRQAVTAAGLGCMAALEAEKYLAEMEAHREAAE; encoded by the coding sequence ATGAGCGCCAAACACGCGCCCGTCATCATCATCGGCTCCGGACCGGCCGGCTACACCGCGGCGATCTATGCGGCGCGCGCCATGCTCAAACCCATGCTGATTGCCGGCATGGAGCAGGGCGGACAACTGATGATCACCACCGATGTCGAGAACTATCCGGGTTTCGCCGATCCCATCCAGGGACCGTGGCTAATGGAGCAGATGCTCAAGCAGGCCGAGAATGTCGGCACCGACATCGTCAACGACATCATCACCGAAGTCGACCTCGACGTGCGCCCGTTCCGGCTCAAGGGCGATTCGGGCACCGAATACACCTGCGACGCGCTGGTGATCGCGACCGGCGCCAAGGCCAAGTGGCTGGGGCTGCCGAGCGAGGAGACGTACAAGGGCTTCGGTGTTTCGGCCTGCGCGACCTGTGACGGCTTCTTCTATCGCGGCAAGGACGTCGTGGTGATCGGCGGCGGCAACACTGCCGTCGAGGAGGCGCTTTACCTGTCGCACCTGGCGAAATCGGTGACACTGGTGCACCGCCGCGACGAATTGCGTGCCGAGCGCATCCTGCAGGAGCGACTGTTCAAGAAGGACAACGTCAAGGTTCTGTGGGACATGGAGGTCGACGAGGTGGTCGGCGAGGCGGGCAAACCGCCGATGCCGCCTTCGGTCAATGGCGTCAAGCTGCGACACAAGAAGACAGGCGAGATCACCGACATGCCGATCGACGGCGTGTTCGTGGCGATCGGTCACGCGCCAGCCGTCGAGCTTTTCGCCGGCAAGGTGAAGCAGAAGCCGAACGGCTATCTGTGGACCGAAGCGGATTCGACCAGAACCAACATCCCCGGCGTGTTTGCGGCGGGCGACGTCACCGACGACATCTACCGGCAGGCCGTTACCGCGGCCGGCCTGGGCTGCATGGCCGCGCTGGAAGCGGAAAAATATCTGGCCGAGATGGAAGCTCATCGCGAAGCGGCCGAATAA
- a CDS encoding Lrp/AsnC family transcriptional regulator: protein MPIKADLDATDWKILRELQNDGRITNVELSRRVGISAPPCLRRVKRLEDNGIIRGYRALLNAPALGYDVVAFCLIGLQHQSDAELKSFSELARTWPIVRRAWMVSGDSDFLLHCVATDLTTFQNFVIETLTSAPNVDTVRTALTIRQVKDEGLVDITG, encoded by the coding sequence ATGCCGATCAAGGCCGATCTCGATGCGACCGACTGGAAGATCCTGCGCGAACTCCAGAATGACGGCCGGATCACCAATGTCGAGCTTTCGCGACGCGTCGGCATCTCGGCGCCGCCGTGCCTGAGGCGCGTCAAGCGTCTGGAGGACAACGGGATCATCCGCGGCTACCGGGCTCTGCTCAATGCGCCGGCGCTCGGCTATGACGTTGTCGCCTTCTGCCTCATAGGGCTGCAGCACCAGTCGGATGCGGAACTCAAGTCCTTCTCTGAATTGGCCCGTACCTGGCCCATCGTGCGCCGGGCCTGGATGGTGTCGGGCGATTCCGACTTCCTGCTTCATTGCGTGGCGACCGACCTCACCACCTTCCAGAACTTCGTTATCGAGACCCTGACCTCGGCGCCGAATGTCGATACCGTCCGCACCGCCCTGACCATCCGTCAGGTCAAGGACGAGGGACTTGTCGACATCACCGGTTGA
- a CDS encoding glycosyltransferase yields MADVLIVAKSNSYGLTRDMALFKAELEAIGKSVETASPRGRQFLDRLSRRKRAKTVVHMERAFPQWYSAGERNWLIPNQERFPKRQLGRLAGIDLVLAKSRHGEAVFAARSVATEFLGFISEDRRSRDIGKEWSRFFHLAGGSAVKGTEDVIGLWTKHPEWPELVIVQKDKDLATARPSNIRIVSGYLDDAELKQLQNACGVHLCPSRSEGWGHHIVEGLSVGAVLVTTDAPPMNEHVTPETGVTVAHARCEPRHLGTNFFVDPVALETAISNLVRMDDASKAKLGAAARERYETMIVGFRQRLAALPW; encoded by the coding sequence ATGGCCGACGTTCTCATCGTCGCCAAGTCCAATTCCTACGGCCTGACCCGCGACATGGCGCTCTTCAAGGCCGAACTCGAGGCGATCGGCAAGTCCGTGGAGACGGCGTCCCCGCGCGGGCGACAGTTCCTCGACCGCCTGTCGCGCCGCAAGCGGGCGAAAACGGTCGTTCACATGGAGCGCGCCTTTCCGCAATGGTATTCGGCCGGCGAGCGCAACTGGCTGATCCCCAACCAGGAACGCTTTCCGAAAAGACAGCTGGGACGGCTCGCGGGCATTGACCTAGTGCTTGCCAAGTCACGGCATGGCGAAGCGGTGTTTGCGGCGCGCAGCGTTGCCACGGAGTTTCTCGGCTTCATCTCCGAGGACCGCCGATCCCGCGACATCGGCAAGGAATGGTCACGCTTTTTCCATCTGGCCGGCGGCAGCGCAGTCAAGGGCACCGAGGATGTCATCGGCTTGTGGACGAAACATCCCGAATGGCCGGAACTGGTGATCGTCCAGAAGGACAAGGACCTTGCCACGGCGCGACCTTCCAACATCCGTATCGTGTCGGGCTATCTCGACGATGCCGAACTGAAGCAGCTGCAGAACGCCTGCGGCGTTCATCTGTGTCCGTCGCGTTCGGAGGGCTGGGGCCATCATATCGTCGAGGGGCTTTCGGTCGGTGCCGTGCTTGTGACGACCGACGCGCCGCCGATGAACGAGCACGTGACGCCAGAAACCGGCGTCACGGTTGCCCATGCACGGTGCGAGCCGCGGCACCTCGGCACCAACTTCTTCGTTGATCCAGTTGCGCTCGAAACGGCAATCTCGAACTTGGTGCGGATGGACGATGCAAGCAAGGCAAAGCTCGGTGCGGCGGCCCGCGAGCGCTACGAAACGATGATTGTCGGGTTTCGGCAGCGGCTTGCCGCGCTGCCCTGGTAG
- a CDS encoding glycosyltransferase family 4 protein: protein MRVPDAGAIEVVAPNFKRRLSGVTSTIVQLVPLQAKAIGIAVFGPGLPASLPALGWADLPALLRRPRSRPFRIWHARRNTEMAGGIMLKHVLRAPVKLVFTSAAQRRHKHLTKWLIRRMDAVIATSRRSGSYLDVPHDVVMHGIDLDRFHPAEGAEDTLAAARLTAAHAVGCFGRIRHQKGTDLFVDAMIALLPEHPGWIAVITGRVTPEHRAFADALKARVAEADLSDRILFLGEVPDIGVWYRRVSLYVAPSRNEGFGLTPLEAMASGKPVVASDAGAYAEMIEDGKTGRVVVAGDGVGLTEAIRPYLADPRLAEAHGRAALVHVRARFPLAREADAIIAVYQRLWAGAR, encoded by the coding sequence ATGAGGGTCCCCGACGCGGGCGCCATCGAGGTCGTGGCACCCAACTTCAAACGCCGATTGTCGGGCGTGACCAGCACGATCGTCCAGCTGGTGCCGTTGCAGGCAAAGGCGATCGGCATCGCGGTCTTCGGACCGGGGCTGCCGGCGTCCCTGCCGGCACTTGGCTGGGCTGACCTGCCGGCGCTGCTGCGCCGGCCGCGGTCGCGGCCTTTCCGTATCTGGCATGCGCGACGCAACACTGAAATGGCGGGCGGGATCATGCTGAAGCATGTCCTGCGCGCGCCCGTGAAGCTGGTTTTCACTTCAGCTGCGCAAAGGCGTCACAAGCACCTTACCAAATGGCTGATCCGACGCATGGATGCCGTCATCGCGACCAGTCGCCGCTCGGGCTCCTATCTCGACGTCCCGCACGACGTCGTCATGCATGGCATCGATCTCGATCGCTTCCATCCGGCCGAGGGCGCCGAAGACACGCTTGCCGCAGCCAGGCTGACGGCAGCGCACGCGGTCGGCTGTTTCGGCCGCATCCGGCATCAGAAGGGCACCGATCTTTTCGTCGATGCCATGATCGCCTTGCTGCCGGAGCATCCTGGCTGGATCGCCGTCATCACCGGGCGTGTTACCCCCGAGCACCGCGCATTTGCCGACGCGCTCAAGGCGAGGGTGGCGGAGGCCGACCTCTCCGACCGCATTCTTTTCCTGGGCGAGGTGCCCGACATTGGTGTCTGGTACCGGCGTGTCAGCCTCTACGTCGCACCGTCGCGCAACGAGGGCTTCGGCCTGACGCCGCTCGAAGCGATGGCGTCGGGAAAGCCGGTCGTGGCCAGTGATGCCGGCGCCTATGCCGAGATGATCGAGGACGGAAAAACCGGCCGGGTCGTTGTGGCCGGCGACGGTGTCGGGCTAACAGAGGCCATTCGGCCCTATCTCGCCGATCCACGACTGGCGGAGGCGCACGGGCGGGCGGCGTTGGTGCATGTGCGCGCCAGGTTTCCGCTGGCACGGGAGGCAGACGCGATCATTGCGGTCTATCAAAGGCTTTGGGCGGGGGCGAGGTGA
- the greA gene encoding transcription elongation factor GreA produces the protein MNKVPMTASGFETLKEELRWRQQEERPRIIEAISEARSHGDLSENAEYHAAKESQSLNEGRIGELEDLIARAEVIDVSKLSGETIKFGATVELVDEDTEETRTYQIVGDQEADVKSGRISISSPIARALIGKEVGDAIEVNAPGGARGYEIVKVAFI, from the coding sequence ATGAACAAGGTCCCGATGACCGCGTCCGGATTCGAGACTCTGAAGGAAGAACTGCGCTGGCGGCAGCAGGAAGAGCGCCCGCGGATTATCGAGGCGATCTCGGAAGCGCGCTCGCATGGCGATCTGTCCGAAAACGCGGAGTATCACGCCGCCAAGGAATCTCAAAGCCTTAACGAGGGTCGCATCGGCGAGCTTGAAGACCTGATCGCGCGGGCCGAAGTCATCGATGTCAGCAAGCTGAGCGGTGAGACGATCAAGTTCGGAGCCACGGTCGAACTCGTCGACGAGGACACCGAGGAAACGCGCACCTACCAGATCGTCGGTGACCAGGAGGCGGACGTGAAGTCCGGCCGCATCTCGATCTCATCGCCGATCGCGCGCGCCCTGATCGGCAAGGAGGTCGGCGACGCGATCGAAGTCAACGCTCCCGGCGGCGCCCGTGGGTACGAGATCGTGAAGGTGGCGTTTATCTGA